GAAGGCCACCAAGCGGATCCTCGACTTCGACCCGGAGCAGACCTTCCAGGTCGACGAGGAGGTGCTCAGCCACGCCCGCACGGTGATGGGCCGCGGCTCCGACGCCCAGCAGGAGTGGACCACGGCGTTCGACTCCTGGAAGAAGGCCAACCCGGAGCGCACCGCGCTCTACGAGCGGCTGGCTGGCCGCGTACTCCCCGACGGCTGGGCCGACGCTGTGCCGGTGTTCCCCGCGGATGCCAAGGGGGTGGCCACCCGGGCGGCCTCCGGCAAGGTGCTGGAGGCGCTCGCGCCGGTGCTCCCGGAGCTGTGGGGCGGCTCGGCCGACCTGGCCGAGAGCAACAACACCACCATGAAGGGCGAGCCGTCGTTCATTCCGGCCGCGCACGCCACCAAGGACTTCCCCGGCCACGAGTACGGCCGCACGCTGCACTTCGGCATCCGTGAGCACGCCATGGGCGCGATCCTCAACGGCATCGCCCTGCACGGTGGCACCCGCCCGTACGGCGGCACGTTCCTGGTCTTCAGCGACTACATGCGTCCGTCGGTGCGGCTGGCCGCGCTGATGAAGCTGCCGGTGACCTACGTCTGGACGCACGACTCGATCGGCCTCGGCGAGGACGGCCCGACCCACCAGCCGGTGGAGCACCTGACCGCGCTGCGCGCCATCCCGGGCCTGGACGTGGTCCGTCCGGCAGACGCCAACGAGACCGCCTGGGCCTGGCGGCAGGCGCTGGAGCACACCGACCGGCCGACCGCGCTGGCGCTGAGCCGTCAGCCGCTGCCGACCATGGACCGCGACGTCCTGGGCAGCGCGGAGGGCGTGGCCAAGGGTGGCTACGTGCTGGCCGAGGCATCCAACGGCAAGCCTCAGGTGATCATCGTCGGCACCGGTTCCGAGGTGCAGCTCTGCCTGACCGCCCGAGAGCGGCTGGAGGCCGATGGCACCCCGACCCGGGTCGTGTCGATGCCCTGCCAGGAGTGGTTCTACGAGCAGGACGAGGCGTACCGGGAGTCAGTGCTCCCGCGCGGGGTAAAGGCACGGGTGAGCGTGGAAGCGGGCATCGCGATGTCCTGGCGCGGCATCGTCGGTGACCTGGGCGAGAGCGTGAGCCTGGAGCACTACGGAGCGAGCGCCCCGCACACCGTGCTCTTCGAGCAGTTCGGGTTCACTCCCGACCGGATCGTGGCGGCGGCGCACGCCTCGCTGGCCCGGGTGGGCGACATCACCGGTTTCACGACCGGCAACTGAGGGAGCGTGGACGGCATGACGGACAAGCTGAATGAGCTGAGCGCTGCGGGCGTGGCGGTCTGGCTCGACGATCTTTCCCGAGTACGACTGAGCTCCGGCGGGCTGGACCAGCTCCGCCGCGAGAAGCACGTCGCCGGAGTCACCACCAATCCGACGATCTTCGCCAAGGCGCTGAGCGACGCCGACGAGTACAACTGGCAGCTGCGCGACCTCGCCACCCGTGGGGTGGAGGTCGAGGAGTCGGTACGCATGCTCACCACGTACGACGTGCGGTGGGCCTGCGACGTGATGCGCCCGTCGTACGACGCGAGCGCCGGTGTCGACGGCCGGGTCTCCATCGAGGTGGACCCCCGGCTGGCCCATGAGAGCGACCGGACGGTGGCCGAGGCCAAGGCCCTCTGGTGGTTGGTGGACCGCCCCAACCTCTACATCAAGATCCCGGCCACCGAGGCGGGCCTCCCGGCGATCACCGCCACCCTGGCCGAGGGGATCAGCGTCAACGTCACGCTGATCTTCGGCCTGGACCGCTACTCGGCGGTCATGGAGGCGTTCCTCGCCGGTCTGGAGCAGGCCAAGGCGAACGGCCACGACCTGTCCAAGATCGGCTCGGTGGCGTCGTTCTTCGTCTCCCGGGTCGACTCCGAGGTCGACAAGAGGCTGGAGAAGGTCGGCTCCGACCAGGCCAAGGCCCTCAAGGGCAAGGCTGCCATCGCCAACGCGCAGCTGGCGTACGAGCGCTACACCGAGGTGTTCTCCTCCGACCGCTGGAAGGCGCTCGCCGGCGCCGGCGCGCACCCGCAGCGGCCGCTGTGGGCGTCCACCTCGACGAAGAACCCGGACTACCGCGACGTCATCTACGTCGAGGAACTGATCGCCCCCGGCACGGTCAACACCATGCCGGAGTCGGTCATCCACGCCTACGCCGATCACGGCGAGACCCGCGGCGACACCATCACCGGCGCCTACGACGCGGCCCGCAAGGTCTTCGCCGACCTGGAGTCGGTCGGGGTGGACATGGACGACGTGATCGTCACCCTGGAGCGCGAGGGCGTGGAGAAGTTCGAGGCCAGCTGGCAGGAACTGCTCGACGGCGTCCGCAAGTCGCTCGAGGCGGCGGGTGCCGGCAAGGGTTCGCCGAACAAGGCCGCCAAGGGCAACGCGAAGGCCGCCGAGAAGGCCGGTGGTAACGCATGAGTGATCTTCTCGCTGGGCCGGTGGAGGCAGCCGCCGGGCTCGCGGTCTACGGCGCGGACGCGGTCGACAAGTCCGCGCCCGCCTCGACCCGGGACGCGCTGGTCAAGGCCGGTGTCCCGGGCAAGCTGGCGGGTAAGGACGCAAGCCTGTGGGGCCCGGACGCCGAAGCCGAGGCGAAGATCCGCCTCGGCTGGGTGGACACCCACCAGCGCAGCCGGGAGCTGCTGGTGCAGCTGGCCGAGCTGACCGCGGAGCTGGCCGATCTGGACCACGTGGTGCTCGCCGGGATGGGCGGCTCGTCGCTGGCCCCCGAGGTGATCACCCGGACCCTGGGTCGTCCGCTGACCGTGCTGGACACCACCGACCCGGGCCAGGTCCGGGCGGCGCTCGGTGACCGGCTGGAGCGCACCGTGGTGGTGGTGGCCAGCAAGTCCGGATCGACCGTGGAGACCGACAGCCACCGACGCGCCTACTGGCAGGCGTTCCTGGACGCCGGGATGACCGAGGCGGAGGCCGGGCGGCACTTCGTCATCGTCACCGACCCGGGCTCGCCGCTGGAGACCACCGCGACCGAGATGGGCGCGTTCACCGTGCTCGCCGACCCGAACGTCGGCGGCCGGTACTCGGCGCTGACCGCGTTCGGCCTGGTGCCCTCGGCGCTGGCCGGGGTCGAGGTCGCGGAACTGCTCGACCAGGCCGAGGCGCTGGCCGCGTCGCTCGGCGCGGACCGGAACAACCCGGCGCTGGCGCTGGGCGCCGCTCTTGGCGCCGCGGCGACGCTGGCCCGGGACAAGGTCGCCCTGGTGTCCGACGGCACCGGCATCGACGGCCTCGGCGACTGGGCTGAGCAGCTGATCGCCGAGTCGACCGGCAAGGCCGGGGTGGGCATCCTCCCGGTGGTCGTGGAGTCCCCGCAGAGCCCCGGCGCCACCGGTGCGGACGTGCTGACCGTCAGCTACGGCGGCGCGCTCGCCCCCGGTGACGTGCCTGGTGGCGGCGCCACCCCGGACGTGGCCGTCAACGGCCCGCTGGGCGCGCAGTTCCTGGCCTGGGAGTACGCCACCGCGGTGGCCGGGGTGGTGCTCGGCATCGACCCGTTCAACCAGCCGAACGTCACCGAGTCCAAGGAGAACACCAACAAGATCCTGGCTTCGGGTCTGCCGGCGGAGACGCCGTCGTTCACCGAGGGCGCGATCGAGGTGTACGCCCCGCAGGGCGCTCCCGGGGACCTGGCCGGGGTGCTGCGCTGGCTGCTCGACGGGCTGGGCGACGACGGTTACCTCGCGGTGATGGCGTACCTCGACCGGTTCGCCGACGCCGACGCGGCCCGGCTGCGGCCGCTGCTGGCGCAGGCGGGGCGCCCGGTGACCTTCGGCTGGGGGCCGCGGTTCCTGCACTCGACGGGCCAGTACCACAAGGGCGGCCCGCAGGTCGGCAGCTACCTTCAGGTGACCGGCGCGGTCGCCGAGGACCTGAAGGTGCCGGGCAAGCCGTACACCTTCGGTGAGCTGCAGGCGGCACAGGCCGCCGGCGACCGGCAGGCCCTCGCGGGTCGGGAGCGGCCGCTGCTGCGGCTGCACCTGACCGACCGGGCGGCCGGGGTCGCCCAACTGCTCGACGCGGCCGGTGAGCTGCGGGCGTGAGGATGGACGATGTGACTGAGGCGGAGCGAGGAGGCACCGTGAGCGCGAGGAGTGAGCCGATCTTGCGTAGCCCCGGAGCCGCGAACCGAGAGACCTCGGTGAACCCGCTCCGCGACCCGCAGGACCGCCGGTTGCCCCGGATCCCGGAGCCCTGCGCTCTGGTGATCTTCGGGGTGACCGGCGACCTGGCCCGTAAGAAGCTGCTCCCCGCCGTCTACGACCTGGCCAACCGGGGGCTGCTGCCGCCGGGCTTCGTGGTGCTCGGCTTCGCGCGCCGCGACTGGGGTGACGGCGATTTCGAGACCCTCGCCTGCGAGGCGGCCCGCAAGCACGCCCGTACCCCCTGGCGGGACGAGGTGTGGGCACGCCTGGCCGGCAACATCAAGTTCGTCGGTGGGTCCTTCGACGACGACGCCGCGTTCGACCAGCTCGCTTCGACGCTGGACGACCTGCGGCAGACCCACGGCATCACCGGCAACGCGGCGTTCTACTTCTCCATCCCTCCGGCCGCCTTCCCCGTCGTGCTCAAGCAACTGGCTCGCACCGGGATGGCCGACAACGAGAAGTCCGGCGGTTGGCGCCGCGTCGTGGTGGAGAAGCCGTTCGGTAACGACCTGCCCTCGGCGAAGGCGCTCAACGACCTCGTCGACGACGTGTTCACCCGGCAGGACGTCTTCCGGATCGACCACTACCTGGGCAAGGAGACGGTCCAGAACATCCTCGCCCTGCGGTTCGCCAACAACCTGTTCGAGCCGCTGTGGAACTCCAAGTACGTCGACTCGGTGCAGATCACCATGGCCGAGGATGTCGGCATCGGCACCCGCGCCGGCTTCTACGACACCGTCGGCACCGCCCGCGACGTACTGCAGAACCACCTCCTGCAACTTCTCGCCCTGGTGGCGATGGAGG
The nucleotide sequence above comes from Micromonospora luteifusca. Encoded proteins:
- the tkt gene encoding transketolase — protein: MAAKRPEHSALNWSDLDRRAVDTVRVLAMDAVEKSGNGHPGTAMSLAPAAYLLFNRVMRHNPADPNWGGRDRFVLSAGHSSLTLYIQLFLSGYPLSLDDLKSLRQWGSQTPGHPEHGHTPGVETTTGPLGQGLGNAVGMAMATRRERGLFDPEAEPGASVFDHNIWCIVSDGDIEEGISHEASALAGHQQLGNLTVIYDDNEISIEDDTRIAKSEDVAARYEAYGWHVQTVDWRLGDADQGDYHEDAEALYAALVAAKAETGRPSFIALRTIIGWPAPNKQNTGKIHGSALGADEVKATKRILDFDPEQTFQVDEEVLSHARTVMGRGSDAQQEWTTAFDSWKKANPERTALYERLAGRVLPDGWADAVPVFPADAKGVATRAASGKVLEALAPVLPELWGGSADLAESNNTTMKGEPSFIPAAHATKDFPGHEYGRTLHFGIREHAMGAILNGIALHGGTRPYGGTFLVFSDYMRPSVRLAALMKLPVTYVWTHDSIGLGEDGPTHQPVEHLTALRAIPGLDVVRPADANETAWAWRQALEHTDRPTALALSRQPLPTMDRDVLGSAEGVAKGGYVLAEASNGKPQVIIVGTGSEVQLCLTARERLEADGTPTRVVSMPCQEWFYEQDEAYRESVLPRGVKARVSVEAGIAMSWRGIVGDLGESVSLEHYGASAPHTVLFEQFGFTPDRIVAAAHASLARVGDITGFTTGN
- the tal gene encoding transaldolase gives rise to the protein MTDKLNELSAAGVAVWLDDLSRVRLSSGGLDQLRREKHVAGVTTNPTIFAKALSDADEYNWQLRDLATRGVEVEESVRMLTTYDVRWACDVMRPSYDASAGVDGRVSIEVDPRLAHESDRTVAEAKALWWLVDRPNLYIKIPATEAGLPAITATLAEGISVNVTLIFGLDRYSAVMEAFLAGLEQAKANGHDLSKIGSVASFFVSRVDSEVDKRLEKVGSDQAKALKGKAAIANAQLAYERYTEVFSSDRWKALAGAGAHPQRPLWASTSTKNPDYRDVIYVEELIAPGTVNTMPESVIHAYADHGETRGDTITGAYDAARKVFADLESVGVDMDDVIVTLEREGVEKFEASWQELLDGVRKSLEAAGAGKGSPNKAAKGNAKAAEKAGGNA
- the zwf gene encoding glucose-6-phosphate dehydrogenase; this encodes MNPLRDPQDRRLPRIPEPCALVIFGVTGDLARKKLLPAVYDLANRGLLPPGFVVLGFARRDWGDGDFETLACEAARKHARTPWRDEVWARLAGNIKFVGGSFDDDAAFDQLASTLDDLRQTHGITGNAAFYFSIPPAAFPVVLKQLARTGMADNEKSGGWRRVVVEKPFGNDLPSAKALNDLVDDVFTRQDVFRIDHYLGKETVQNILALRFANNLFEPLWNSKYVDSVQITMAEDVGIGTRAGFYDTVGTARDVLQNHLLQLLALVAMEEPTSFDADEIRAEKLKVLKAITLPKDVARDTVRGQYLPGWVGGERAVGYLEERDVPTDSTTETYVAVRLGIQNRRWAEVPFYIRAGKRLPRRVTEVAIIFKKAPHLPFNDADMESLGNNQLVIRVQPDEGVVLKFGSKVPGTTMEVRDIAMDFQYGEAFTESSPEAYERLVLDVLIGDRTLFPDAAEVEQSWQVIDPLERAWEGTKPEPYRAGEWGPRASDEMLAREGRAWRRA
- a CDS encoding glucose-6-phosphate isomerase, whose product is MSDLLAGPVEAAAGLAVYGADAVDKSAPASTRDALVKAGVPGKLAGKDASLWGPDAEAEAKIRLGWVDTHQRSRELLVQLAELTAELADLDHVVLAGMGGSSLAPEVITRTLGRPLTVLDTTDPGQVRAALGDRLERTVVVVASKSGSTVETDSHRRAYWQAFLDAGMTEAEAGRHFVIVTDPGSPLETTATEMGAFTVLADPNVGGRYSALTAFGLVPSALAGVEVAELLDQAEALAASLGADRNNPALALGAALGAAATLARDKVALVSDGTGIDGLGDWAEQLIAESTGKAGVGILPVVVESPQSPGATGADVLTVSYGGALAPGDVPGGGATPDVAVNGPLGAQFLAWEYATAVAGVVLGIDPFNQPNVTESKENTNKILASGLPAETPSFTEGAIEVYAPQGAPGDLAGVLRWLLDGLGDDGYLAVMAYLDRFADADAARLRPLLAQAGRPVTFGWGPRFLHSTGQYHKGGPQVGSYLQVTGAVAEDLKVPGKPYTFGELQAAQAAGDRQALAGRERPLLRLHLTDRAAGVAQLLDAAGELRA